In the Flavobacterium sp. J372 genome, one interval contains:
- a CDS encoding bifunctional UDP-N-acetylmuramoyl-tripeptide:D-alanyl-D-alanine ligase/alanine racemase gives MSLAIKNIISATSSRFEGIHPDCEIDNVAIDSRSLQNNSGTLFFALPGQNRDGHDYITQLIEKGVLNFVVTNIPENAFGKANFFVVENTLKALQDFARWYRQHYTFPVIAITGSCGKTIVKEWLNYLLSPDYNIIRSPKSYNSQVGVPLSIIGINEKHNLGIFEAGISTVNEMQKLEEIIRPEIGILTNIGSAHDEGFTDRQEKIQEKLKLFENCKTIILKKDTEVLKLLNPGLKTFTWSFDDGADVKISPTPMGNATALDISFGLNKFTASVPFIDEASIENAITSLMVLLHMGYSNEIIIERLAGLYPMELRLQVKNGINGCTIIDDTYSSDYQSLKIALDFLEQHKTHEKKTVILSDVFQSGFEAGILYSKVASLLQSHNISQVIGIGETISRELADFPNFYPYATTQEFLAHYRANAFDNETVLVKGARSFRFDEIVVFLEEKTHETVLEINLNAIVHNLNFYKSRLKPQTKIMVMVKAFGYGSGSYEIAKLLSHQKVDYLGVAFADEGIALRNAGINTPIIVMNPETSAFAAMAAYNLEPEIYSAKELRAFVALAQQKNLSDYPIHVKLDTGMHRLGFMENQLEELIDLLRNNNFVSVKSIFSHLSSSDVPEFRDFTLQQIESFDRWSQRIIDALEINPIRHILNTSGIYNYPQAQYDMVRLGIGLYGVGNDEQERSQLETVGTLKTVILQIKDIVSGESIGYSRRFITNKPMRIATLPIGYADGIRRAWGNEKGYVLINGKRATITGTISMDMMMVDVTDIECREGDTAIIFGKSPSVVEMAQALQTIPYEILTGISQRVKRVFYKE, from the coding sequence TTGAGCCTAGCAATAAAAAACATCATCTCTGCAACATCTTCCCGGTTTGAAGGGATACATCCTGACTGCGAAATTGATAATGTCGCCATTGACAGCCGGTCACTGCAGAATAATTCGGGCACACTATTTTTTGCATTGCCGGGGCAAAACCGAGACGGGCATGACTATATAACGCAGCTTATTGAAAAAGGCGTCCTGAATTTTGTTGTTACGAATATTCCTGAGAATGCCTTTGGCAAGGCTAACTTTTTCGTTGTTGAAAATACCCTTAAAGCATTGCAGGATTTTGCCCGGTGGTACAGGCAGCATTACACATTTCCTGTGATTGCAATAACCGGAAGTTGCGGAAAAACCATTGTAAAAGAATGGCTTAATTACCTGCTTAGCCCTGACTACAATATTATCCGGTCACCTAAAAGCTACAACAGCCAGGTGGGCGTACCACTGTCAATCATCGGCATTAATGAGAAACATAATCTTGGGATTTTTGAGGCAGGCATTTCTACCGTGAATGAAATGCAGAAGCTGGAAGAAATCATTCGTCCTGAAATTGGCATTTTAACCAATATCGGTTCAGCCCACGATGAAGGATTCACAGACAGGCAGGAGAAAATTCAGGAAAAACTGAAGCTTTTTGAAAACTGCAAAACCATTATCCTTAAAAAGGATACTGAAGTTTTGAAACTTTTAAACCCCGGTTTAAAAACATTTACATGGAGCTTTGATGATGGTGCTGATGTAAAAATCAGCCCGACGCCTATGGGCAATGCTACAGCGCTTGATATAAGTTTCGGCTTAAATAAATTTACTGCATCTGTACCCTTTATTGATGAAGCTTCCATAGAAAACGCAATAACCAGTTTAATGGTTTTGCTGCACATGGGCTACAGCAATGAAATCATTATTGAAAGGCTGGCAGGGCTCTACCCTATGGAACTTCGCCTGCAGGTGAAAAATGGCATTAATGGCTGTACAATCATTGACGATACGTACAGCAGTGATTACCAGTCACTGAAAATAGCGCTTGACTTCCTTGAACAGCACAAAACGCATGAAAAGAAAACTGTTATTTTATCTGATGTTTTCCAAAGCGGGTTTGAAGCCGGCATATTGTACAGCAAAGTAGCAAGCCTGTTGCAAAGCCACAACATAAGCCAGGTTATTGGCATTGGAGAGACTATAAGCCGCGAGCTGGCAGATTTCCCGAATTTTTATCCTTATGCTACAACGCAGGAATTTCTGGCACACTATCGGGCTAACGCATTTGATAATGAAACAGTACTGGTGAAAGGCGCCCGCAGTTTCCGCTTTGATGAGATTGTTGTTTTTCTTGAAGAGAAAACCCATGAAACGGTGCTTGAAATCAACCTCAATGCCATTGTACACAACCTCAACTTTTATAAAAGCAGGCTGAAACCCCAAACCAAAATAATGGTAATGGTAAAAGCTTTTGGGTATGGCAGCGGCAGCTATGAAATTGCCAAACTGCTTTCTCACCAGAAAGTAGATTACCTGGGTGTGGCCTTCGCCGATGAAGGTATCGCCTTGCGCAATGCGGGAATCAATACGCCTATCATAGTGATGAATCCTGAGACAAGCGCTTTTGCTGCTATGGCAGCTTATAACCTTGAACCGGAAATATATTCCGCTAAAGAGCTACGGGCATTTGTCGCGCTGGCTCAGCAGAAGAACCTTTCAGACTACCCCATACACGTAAAGCTGGATACCGGCATGCACCGTCTCGGCTTTATGGAAAACCAGCTGGAGGAGCTTATTGACCTGTTACGGAACAACAACTTTGTGTCCGTAAAAAGCATCTTCTCGCATCTCTCAAGCAGCGATGTGCCGGAGTTCAGAGATTTTACGCTTCAGCAGATTGAAAGTTTTGACAGGTGGTCGCAAAGGATTATAGATGCGTTGGAAATAAACCCCATCCGCCATATACTTAATACTTCGGGAATCTATAACTATCCGCAGGCACAGTATGATATGGTTCGCCTGGGCATTGGATTGTACGGTGTTGGGAATGATGAGCAGGAACGTTCTCAACTGGAGACTGTAGGTACGCTTAAAACTGTCATCCTCCAGATAAAAGATATTGTTTCAGGCGAGAGCATTGGTTACAGCCGCAGGTTTATCACAAACAAGCCAATGCGAATTGCAACACTTCCCATAGGTTATGCCGATGGCATACGCCGAGCATGGGGCAACGAAAAAGGCTATGTGCTGATAAACGGCAAACGCGCCACAATAACCGGGACAATATCAATGGACATGATGATGGTTGATGTAACCGATATTGAATGCCGGGAAGGAGACACGGCGATAATTTTCGGCAAATCACCATCGGTTGTTGAAATGGCACAGGCCTTACAAACTATTCCATATGAAATTTTAACAGGAATTTCTCAACGAGTAAAGAGGGTTTTCTATAAAGAGTAG
- the mscL gene encoding large-conductance mechanosensitive channel protein MscL has protein sequence MAFLKEFKEFALKGNVVDLAIGVIIGAAFGAIVKSLVEDIITPLILTPLLERAGLEDIKELTWGAGVKYGMFLSNVISFLIVAFALFMIVKGINAMRKKEESAPAAPPAPSNEEKLLMEIRDALKNRPLN, from the coding sequence ATGGCTTTTTTAAAAGAATTTAAGGAATTTGCCCTTAAGGGAAATGTTGTTGATCTTGCTATTGGTGTTATCATTGGTGCGGCTTTTGGCGCTATCGTAAAATCGCTGGTAGAAGACATAATCACTCCACTAATACTCACGCCGCTCTTAGAGCGTGCCGGGCTTGAAGACATAAAAGAACTTACCTGGGGAGCAGGCGTGAAATACGGAATGTTCCTTTCAAATGTAATATCATTCTTAATCGTGGCATTTGCTTTGTTTATGATTGTAAAAGGAATAAATGCCATGCGTAAAAAAGAAGAGTCTGCTCCTGCGGCACCGCCTGCACCAAGCAACGAGGAAAAACTCCTTATGGAGATACGCGATGCCTTGAAAAACAGGCCGCTTAACTAA
- a CDS encoding type II toxin-antitoxin system RelE/ParE family toxin — MKIIWRKKASDELEAIYNFIKLESSQNAVMVFNEIFNLINSLLLFPERNPVDRTINKSNVRFASLWNFKIIIQ, encoded by the coding sequence ATGAAAATTATATGGCGCAAAAAAGCTTCGGATGAATTAGAAGCAATATATAATTTCATTAAGTTGGAAAGCTCGCAAAATGCTGTTATGGTCTTTAATGAAATTTTCAATTTAATTAATTCATTACTATTGTTTCCTGAGCGCAATCCAGTTGACAGGACAATCAACAAATCTAATGTGAGATTTGCATCGCTGTGGAATTTTAAAATAATTATTCAATAG
- a CDS encoding thymidine kinase: protein MFLENTVNHKEQFGWIEVICGSMFSGKTEELIRRLKRAQFARQKVEIFKPSIDTRYHEEMVVSHDANEIRSTPVTSAAMMRLLAQGCDVIGIDEAQFFDDEIVAVCNDLANSGIRVIVAGLDMDFKGNPFGPMPALMATAEYVTKVHAVCTRTGNLANYSFRKANNDNLVLLGETEEYEPLSRAAYFEAMKAQSHNPLPPKGKLRKTRKLCNLRQRDVVPNKHAFRKESFCPV from the coding sequence ATGTTTCTCGAAAATACAGTTAACCATAAAGAGCAGTTCGGGTGGATTGAAGTCATCTGCGGGTCAATGTTTTCAGGCAAAACGGAAGAACTTATCCGCCGCCTGAAACGCGCGCAGTTTGCCAGGCAGAAGGTCGAAATCTTCAAGCCCAGCATTGATACCCGCTACCATGAAGAAATGGTGGTGAGCCACGATGCCAACGAGATACGCTCGACCCCCGTAACGTCTGCAGCCATGATGCGCCTGCTTGCGCAGGGGTGTGATGTAATTGGTATTGACGAGGCCCAGTTTTTTGACGATGAAATTGTAGCCGTATGCAACGACCTTGCCAATAGCGGTATACGCGTTATTGTAGCAGGGCTTGATATGGACTTTAAAGGTAACCCGTTCGGGCCTATGCCGGCGCTAATGGCCACTGCAGAATATGTTACCAAGGTACATGCTGTATGCACCCGGACGGGGAACCTGGCGAACTACAGTTTCCGCAAGGCGAATAATGACAACCTTGTATTACTGGGAGAAACCGAAGAATATGAGCCACTGAGCAGAGCCGCTTACTTTGAAGCGATGAAGGCTCAAAGCCACAACCCCCTGCCCCCCAAGGGGAAACTTCGCAAAACGCGGAAACTTTGTAATTTAAGACAGCGAGATGTAGTGCCCAACAAGCATGCCTTCCGCAAGGAAAGCTTCTGCCCTGTATAA
- the rsmI gene encoding 16S rRNA (cytidine(1402)-2'-O)-methyltransferase, producing MGKLYIVPTPIGNLEDMTFRAIKVLKEADLILAEDTRTSGKLMKHFEIATHMQSHHMHNEHKTVENIIGRLKGGETIALISDAGTPAISDPGFLLTRACVENGIDVECLPGPTAFVPALVNSGLPNDKFVFEGFLPDKKGRQTRFLALAEETRTMIFYVSPHKLVKTLTEFIQYFGDTRPVSVSRELSKLHEETVRGTATEVLEHFTKKEPRGEIVVIVGGKVEEKRRRESDTNS from the coding sequence ATGGGTAAGCTCTACATTGTGCCCACGCCTATAGGCAACCTCGAAGACATGACCTTCCGTGCTATAAAGGTGCTTAAGGAAGCTGACCTTATCCTGGCCGAGGACACCCGCACCAGCGGCAAGCTCATGAAGCATTTTGAGATTGCCACCCACATGCAGAGCCACCACATGCACAACGAGCACAAGACGGTGGAGAACATCATCGGGCGATTGAAGGGTGGCGAGACTATTGCCCTGATAAGCGATGCGGGTACACCTGCCATTTCCGACCCCGGGTTTCTGTTAACACGTGCCTGTGTGGAGAACGGCATTGATGTAGAATGCCTTCCCGGACCCACAGCGTTTGTGCCTGCCTTGGTAAACAGCGGGTTACCTAACGACAAGTTTGTGTTTGAAGGTTTCCTTCCCGACAAAAAAGGGAGGCAGACGCGCTTCTTGGCACTTGCTGAAGAAACCCGCACCATGATATTTTATGTATCGCCGCATAAGCTGGTAAAGACCTTAACTGAATTTATACAGTATTTTGGAGACACCCGCCCGGTATCGGTGTCGCGGGAACTCTCAAAACTGCATGAAGAAACCGTTCGCGGCACCGCGACCGAGGTGCTGGAACATTTCACAAAGAAAGAACCGAGAGGGGAAATAGTTGTGATTGTGGGGGGTAAGGTTGAGGAGAAGAGGAGGAGAGAATCGGATACAAATTCATAA